One genomic window of Caballeronia sp. SBC1 includes the following:
- a CDS encoding Lrp/AsnC family transcriptional regulator, which yields MSATKVRAGSRESDQSGTELDRVDRAILRLLQRDASISNVALAAKVNLSAPACLRRVERLKQAGLIRGTVALLDPKKLNAGMLMIIGVVLDRSTPESFAAFEKAAQKVSGCMECHIVTGEFDCFMLVRTRDSESFNRLHAEQLLYLPGVRQVRTFMVLKEILSTTSFPI from the coding sequence ATGAGCGCAACAAAAGTTCGTGCTGGATCGCGAGAAAGCGATCAGTCGGGCACCGAGCTGGACCGCGTCGACCGCGCAATCCTCAGGCTGCTTCAGCGCGACGCCTCTATTTCCAATGTTGCGCTTGCGGCCAAGGTGAACCTGAGCGCGCCAGCGTGTTTACGTCGCGTAGAACGGCTTAAACAAGCGGGCCTGATTCGGGGGACGGTCGCATTGCTGGACCCGAAGAAGCTCAACGCGGGCATGCTGATGATCATCGGCGTGGTGCTGGATCGCTCCACGCCCGAGTCTTTCGCCGCGTTCGAGAAAGCCGCGCAAAAGGTCTCGGGATGCATGGAGTGCCACATTGTGACGGGTGAGTTCGACTGCTTCATGCTGGTACGCACGCGCGACAGCGAGAGCTTCAACCGCCTGCATGCCGAGCAGTTGTTGTACTTGCCCGGTGTGCGCCAGGTCAGGACCTTCATGGTCCTGAAGGAAATCCTGTCAACAACCAGTTTCCCTATCTAG
- a CDS encoding DUF4148 domain-containing protein encodes MKSLVLKLLAASALTLPLASFAQTANEAVTRAQVRADLINAEQQGTVPPSKTHYPASQDAASNTTLRADQQGSDTNNAYGSSTYGSSQSSNVIPLVPRESLFSHH; translated from the coding sequence ATGAAATCGCTCGTATTGAAGTTGCTCGCCGCCTCGGCGCTGACGCTTCCGCTCGCTTCGTTCGCGCAGACCGCGAACGAAGCGGTCACCCGCGCACAAGTCCGCGCCGATCTGATTAACGCTGAACAACAAGGAACGGTTCCCCCGTCGAAAACGCACTACCCGGCGAGTCAGGACGCCGCTTCGAATACGACGCTCCGCGCAGATCAACAAGGCAGCGACACAAACAACGCATACGGTTCCTCGACCTACGGATCGAGCCAGTCAAGCAACGTCATTCCGCTGGTGCCGCGAGAATCCCTTTTCTCGCATCACTGA
- a CDS encoding carboxylesterase — MLHGLSSSPLEMRHLARYLNSEGLTTCAPNLHGYSAGTPELRMEAWVAAAVREFDALSARYPRVSVCGLSMGATLALALLRERPSAQAIVLLSVTLDYDGWAMPWYRFLLGWAYYTPLRNRWRYREEAPFGLRNEALRAKVGRAMQRNDLSEVGPSSISLPALHEASRLAASVKKSLAALKNDCLLIHAIDDETSSPRNAQFVASNMGSTVLRTIYLDDSYHMITSDNEREIVARETAVFLKESEAASSAEGGAKPVVSKALARRLRQMAAIGK; from the coding sequence ATGCTGCACGGCCTGTCCAGCTCACCGCTCGAAATGCGCCATCTCGCGCGCTACTTGAATAGCGAAGGGCTCACCACGTGCGCACCCAACCTCCACGGTTACAGCGCGGGCACGCCGGAATTACGCATGGAAGCGTGGGTTGCGGCCGCGGTTCGGGAATTCGACGCGCTGAGCGCCCGTTACCCGCGTGTATCCGTGTGCGGCCTTTCCATGGGCGCAACGCTCGCACTGGCGCTCCTGCGTGAGCGGCCCAGCGCGCAGGCTATCGTGCTGCTGTCCGTCACGCTCGACTACGACGGCTGGGCCATGCCGTGGTATCGCTTCCTGCTCGGCTGGGCCTATTACACGCCGTTGCGCAATCGCTGGCGGTATCGCGAGGAAGCGCCGTTCGGGCTGCGCAACGAGGCGTTGCGTGCGAAGGTCGGCCGCGCAATGCAGCGCAACGACTTGAGCGAAGTCGGCCCGTCGAGCATCTCGCTTCCCGCGCTGCACGAGGCCAGCCGTCTTGCCGCGAGCGTGAAAAAGTCGCTGGCCGCGCTCAAGAACGATTGCCTGCTGATCCATGCGATCGACGACGAGACGTCCAGCCCGCGCAACGCGCAATTCGTTGCGTCGAACATGGGTTCGACGGTTCTGCGCACCATCTATCTCGACGATTCGTACCACATGATCACCTCCGACAACGAGCGGGAAATCGTTGCCCGCGAGACAGCCGTGTTCCTCAAGGAAAGCGAAGCTGCCAGTAGCGCCGAAGGTGGCGCGAAGCCCGTGGTATCCAAGGCGCTGGCCCGTCGCCTCCGGCAGATGGCGGCTATCGGCAAATAA
- a CDS encoding DUF4118 domain-containing protein, whose translation MNIQNARRWAPRGKRVWLMSALALCVASGVRLALHPFLGPVMPGVAFCIAAAMVEYFFGLIPSLTVMLLGLGIADFLFVPPYGEIAVVNRADVMLAISYPLVTLSTITLIERLRRAQFRTEMIAAVALSRYEMLLRADNERALSRRAVDETHRLVRHLPHYHDAIILLQAVDRNAAQGAKEMAPGRLFASAHPDDIERLQRGLQPGRHRVRLGSGDGMHKLVECICERFTTHAGEFLILRRVD comes from the coding sequence ATGAATATTCAAAACGCCCGCCGCTGGGCGCCTCGAGGCAAGCGAGTGTGGCTGATGAGCGCGCTTGCGCTTTGTGTCGCAAGCGGGGTCAGGCTCGCCTTGCACCCATTCCTGGGGCCGGTCATGCCGGGTGTCGCCTTCTGCATAGCGGCGGCAATGGTCGAATACTTCTTTGGGCTCATCCCTTCGCTGACGGTAATGCTGCTTGGACTGGGCATTGCCGATTTCCTGTTCGTGCCACCTTACGGTGAGATTGCAGTCGTCAATCGTGCAGACGTCATGCTGGCGATTTCGTACCCGCTCGTCACGCTGTCGACCATCACCCTTATCGAGCGGCTGCGGCGCGCGCAATTCCGCACGGAAATGATCGCGGCAGTGGCGCTTTCACGCTATGAAATGCTGCTGCGCGCCGATAATGAACGTGCGCTGTCGCGCCGGGCGGTGGACGAAACGCATCGGCTGGTGCGGCATCTTCCGCATTACCACGACGCCATCATCTTGCTGCAGGCGGTCGATCGCAATGCGGCGCAAGGCGCTAAGGAAATGGCGCCGGGGCGGCTTTTTGCCAGTGCGCATCCCGACGATATCGAACGGCTTCAGCGCGGTTTGCAACCGGGACGGCATCGCGTGCGCCTGGGTTCGGGCGACGGCATGCATAAACTCGTGGAATGCATTTGCGAGCGCTTTACCACGCACGCCGGTGAGTTTCTGATCTTGCGCAGGGTTGATTAG
- a CDS encoding efflux RND transporter periplasmic adaptor subunit, with protein sequence MPNNRLSTHACIALCFCFSVFLEASNALADDTVVAVTTAPVQRAVIAQPVRAYGIVAASAANLTSINLPYIARITQLRVQTGQPVKRGDPLFVVQADPAAALAATQARSAATLADGEIARTQSLFDKGLATASQLAAARKAAQDAREALVSQTQSGITSGAKVVASPIDGVVLQISAGQGDQVQAGAPIMQLAGADNGRQARGNVVLAVEPSDAVNIHTGDEVRLRGLSTSLAKLSMTGRVVLVGASIDPQSQLVDVGANVPLGNSAFIPGTHVAADIDTNRGMHWVVPRSAVLKDDHGDFVFQVASGNKAHRVNVVTQVEDRDRYGIDGPLSATQPVVVSGNYELKDGMTVHGAEGAPR encoded by the coding sequence ATGCCAAATAACCGGCTTTCGACGCACGCCTGCATCGCCTTGTGTTTTTGCTTCAGCGTATTCCTCGAAGCAAGCAACGCCCTTGCCGACGACACCGTGGTCGCCGTCACGACCGCCCCGGTCCAGCGCGCAGTGATTGCGCAACCCGTACGCGCGTACGGCATCGTCGCGGCATCGGCGGCTAACCTCACGTCGATCAACTTGCCTTACATCGCGCGGATCACGCAACTGCGCGTGCAAACGGGGCAGCCGGTCAAGCGCGGCGACCCGCTGTTTGTCGTGCAGGCCGACCCCGCTGCCGCGCTAGCCGCCACGCAGGCAAGAAGCGCCGCGACGCTGGCCGATGGCGAGATTGCGCGCACTCAGTCGTTGTTCGACAAGGGCCTTGCCACCGCATCGCAACTGGCCGCTGCGCGCAAGGCAGCACAGGATGCCCGCGAGGCGCTGGTGTCGCAGACACAGAGCGGGATCACGAGCGGAGCCAAGGTCGTTGCGTCGCCTATCGACGGCGTGGTGTTGCAGATATCGGCGGGACAGGGCGATCAGGTCCAGGCGGGAGCGCCGATCATGCAGCTTGCAGGCGCGGACAACGGCCGGCAGGCGCGCGGCAACGTGGTGCTGGCGGTCGAACCCTCGGACGCCGTCAACATCCATACCGGCGATGAGGTCCGCTTGCGCGGCCTCTCGACCTCGCTCGCGAAGCTCTCCATGACAGGGCGCGTGGTCCTGGTGGGCGCTTCTATCGACCCGCAAAGCCAGCTCGTCGATGTAGGCGCGAACGTGCCGCTCGGCAATAGCGCGTTCATTCCGGGCACGCACGTGGCCGCCGATATCGATACCAACCGCGGCATGCACTGGGTCGTCCCGCGCTCGGCCGTGCTCAAGGACGATCACGGCGATTTCGTATTCCAGGTTGCGTCCGGCAACAAGGCGCATCGCGTGAATGTGGTCACGCAGGTAGAGGATCGCGACCGCTACGGCATCGACGGTCCGCTCAGTGCGACGCAACCGGTGGTGGTCAGCGGCAACTACGAGTTGAAGGACGGCATGACGGTGCATGGCGCCGAAGGCGCGCCACGATGA
- a CDS encoding pyrimidine/purine nucleoside phosphorylase, whose amino-acid sequence MTTTAQFDNVSIIKHANIYFDGKCVSHTILLADGTRKTLGVIFPALLTFSTQAPEQIDVNAGRCRVRNPGEEAWREYGAGESITVPGNTSFEIEVIETVDYVCHYF is encoded by the coding sequence ATGACAACGACCGCACAATTCGACAACGTCTCGATCATCAAGCACGCGAACATTTACTTCGATGGCAAATGTGTCTCGCATACCATCCTGCTTGCCGATGGCACGCGCAAGACGCTAGGCGTCATTTTCCCGGCCCTGCTGACGTTCTCGACGCAAGCGCCGGAACAGATCGACGTCAATGCCGGACGATGCCGCGTGCGTAATCCGGGAGAAGAAGCGTGGCGTGAATACGGCGCTGGCGAGTCCATCACCGTGCCGGGCAACACCAGCTTCGAGATCGAAGTGATTGAAACCGTCGACTACGTCTGCCACTATTTTTGA
- a CDS encoding efflux RND transporter permease subunit translates to MNFGQWMQAHRRSLLFVIALLAVAGALIAFRLPISLFPNVAFPRAVVSLDAGDRPAEQMATLVTMPVEEALRRVPNVLDVESKTSRGSAEISVNFDWGTDMAQATLQAQSSISEILGTLPQGTSMQVRRMDPTVFPVLAYSLTSKQQSLSALHDLAQFQMRPLLSSVEGVARVDVTGGATDEFEVAVDPARLSAYKLSLADVSKAIGASNVLMATGRIEDHYKLYLVIADATITKLDELRNVVVLAKGSTQIRLADVATVRAGVTPQWMRVTADGQDAVLVNIYQQPGANSVAMAKAIRAKLSAFQSQMPPGVRLANWYDQSELVTAAATSVRDAIMIGVVLAALTLFAFLCNWKITAIAVALVPVVMAATILLLDVFGMGFNIMTLGGMAAAVGLVIDDAIVMIEHIMRRMREGGANAFHGRVMAAALEFTRPLAGSSAATLIIFVPLAFLSGVTGAFFKALSVTMASALFISFMVTWLAVPILCDRWLKPKDAEEHTETRLATWMNTRYAMLIGRVSARPVLVLIGLVPLVVVAVFAFTRVGSGFMPTMDEGGFVLDYHTEPGTSISETDRLMKQVEAIVSANPNVATYSRRTGAGLGGDLNEPNRGDFFVRLKSGKREPIETVMEEIRSKVETDVPGVSIELAQLMEDLIGDLTSVPQPVQIKIYSDDQTTLNSTARKVAEAIGKVQGVVDVNDGINPAGDALELHIRPDAAAAEGMDPQSIAQAVSDMVQGNIATQFQNGPKTVGIRVRVAGALALTDTQLGQLLIRAPDGHLFALDRVDSRVTVTGQPEVSRDNLKRMVAVTARIDGRDLGSTIADVQKVLATTNLLPTGVYYELGGLFKQQQIAFKGLMTVFGAAVALVFGLLLFLYERFRIALAVLAMPLLATGAVFVGLWVTGIELNISAMMGMTMIIGIVTEVAIFYVSELQGLMRDEGMPLDRALIEAGRNRLRPIAMTTIAAILALLPLAFALGQGSAMQQPLAVAIISGLIVQLPLVLLLLPVLLQLLMRPRRGKQ, encoded by the coding sequence ATGAACTTCGGCCAATGGATGCAGGCTCACCGGCGCTCATTGCTGTTCGTGATCGCATTGCTCGCCGTGGCCGGCGCACTGATCGCGTTCCGGCTGCCGATATCGCTGTTCCCGAACGTAGCGTTCCCGCGCGCCGTTGTCTCCCTCGATGCCGGCGACCGTCCCGCCGAGCAGATGGCGACACTCGTCACCATGCCGGTGGAAGAGGCCTTGAGGCGAGTGCCCAACGTGCTCGACGTCGAGTCGAAGACGAGCCGCGGGTCCGCCGAGATATCGGTGAACTTCGACTGGGGCACGGACATGGCGCAGGCCACGCTGCAGGCGCAATCGTCGATCAGCGAGATCCTTGGAACGTTGCCGCAAGGCACGTCGATGCAAGTCCGCCGCATGGACCCGACGGTGTTCCCGGTGCTTGCCTATAGCCTGACGTCGAAGCAGCAGTCGCTTTCCGCACTGCACGATCTGGCGCAGTTCCAGATGCGGCCGCTGTTGTCGTCGGTGGAAGGGGTGGCGCGCGTGGACGTGACCGGCGGCGCGACCGACGAGTTCGAAGTGGCCGTGGACCCCGCCCGGCTTTCGGCCTACAAGCTCTCGCTCGCCGATGTATCAAAGGCGATTGGTGCGAGCAACGTACTGATGGCGACTGGGCGGATCGAGGATCACTACAAGCTCTATCTGGTCATTGCGGACGCGACCATTACCAAGCTCGACGAGCTGAGGAACGTGGTGGTATTGGCGAAAGGTTCCACGCAAATCCGGCTCGCCGATGTTGCCACGGTGCGCGCAGGCGTCACGCCGCAATGGATGCGCGTGACGGCCGATGGACAGGACGCGGTGCTCGTCAACATCTACCAGCAGCCGGGTGCGAACAGCGTCGCCATGGCGAAGGCGATCCGCGCGAAGCTGAGCGCATTTCAGTCGCAGATGCCGCCGGGCGTGCGCCTCGCGAACTGGTACGACCAGAGCGAACTGGTGACTGCAGCGGCGACGAGCGTGCGCGACGCCATCATGATCGGCGTAGTGCTCGCCGCGCTGACGCTGTTCGCATTCCTGTGCAATTGGAAGATCACCGCGATCGCGGTGGCGCTCGTGCCGGTCGTGATGGCCGCGACCATTCTTTTGCTCGATGTGTTCGGCATGGGCTTCAACATCATGACCCTCGGCGGCATGGCAGCGGCGGTGGGCCTGGTGATCGACGACGCGATCGTGATGATCGAGCACATTATGCGGCGCATGCGCGAGGGTGGCGCGAACGCGTTTCATGGCCGCGTGATGGCAGCCGCGCTCGAATTCACGCGGCCGCTTGCCGGGTCGTCCGCAGCGACGCTGATTATCTTCGTGCCCCTGGCCTTCTTGTCCGGCGTGACCGGCGCGTTTTTCAAGGCGTTGTCCGTCACCATGGCAAGCGCGCTCTTCATTTCGTTCATGGTCACGTGGCTCGCCGTGCCCATCCTCTGCGACCGATGGCTCAAACCGAAGGACGCGGAGGAGCACACTGAAACCCGTCTGGCAACGTGGATGAACACGCGTTACGCAATGTTGATCGGCCGCGTCAGTGCACGGCCGGTGCTCGTCCTGATTGGCCTCGTACCGCTCGTTGTTGTTGCCGTGTTCGCGTTCACGCGGGTGGGCAGCGGGTTCATGCCGACCATGGACGAAGGTGGTTTTGTACTCGACTATCACACCGAGCCGGGTACATCGATCAGCGAAACCGACCGGCTGATGAAGCAGGTCGAGGCGATTGTCAGCGCGAATCCGAATGTTGCCACTTACTCGCGGCGAACCGGCGCAGGCTTGGGCGGCGATCTGAACGAGCCGAACCGGGGAGACTTTTTCGTGCGCCTGAAGTCCGGCAAGCGCGAGCCTATCGAAACCGTGATGGAGGAGATTCGCTCGAAGGTGGAAACGGACGTGCCCGGGGTCAGTATCGAACTTGCACAGTTGATGGAAGACCTGATCGGCGATCTGACCTCCGTGCCGCAACCTGTGCAGATCAAGATCTACTCCGACGACCAGACCACTCTCAACTCGACCGCGCGGAAGGTGGCTGAGGCGATCGGCAAGGTCCAGGGCGTGGTGGACGTGAACGACGGCATCAATCCCGCCGGCGACGCGCTTGAACTGCACATCCGGCCCGATGCGGCGGCGGCCGAAGGCATGGACCCGCAGAGCATTGCGCAGGCCGTCTCCGACATGGTGCAAGGCAATATTGCCACGCAGTTCCAGAATGGTCCGAAGACGGTTGGCATTCGGGTTCGGGTGGCCGGCGCGCTCGCACTCACCGATACCCAGCTCGGCCAGTTGCTGATCCGCGCGCCGGACGGCCATCTGTTCGCGCTGGATCGCGTGGATTCGCGTGTGACCGTGACGGGCCAGCCGGAAGTGAGCCGGGACAACCTGAAGCGTATGGTGGCGGTGACGGCGCGTATTGATGGGCGCGATCTGGGTTCGACCATCGCCGACGTGCAGAAGGTGCTCGCTACGACCAATCTGCTGCCCACGGGCGTGTATTACGAACTAGGCGGCTTGTTTAAACAGCAGCAGATTGCCTTCAAGGGTTTGATGACCGTGTTCGGCGCGGCCGTCGCGCTGGTATTTGGCTTGCTGTTGTTTCTCTACGAACGTTTTCGCATTGCGCTAGCCGTGCTTGCCATGCCCTTGCTGGCGACCGGAGCGGTGTTTGTCGGCCTGTGGGTCACCGGCATAGAGCTCAACATTTCCGCGATGATGGGCATGACGATGATCATCGGCATTGTCACGGAGGTCGCGATCTTCTATGTATCGGAGTTGCAAGGGTTGATGCGGGATGAAGGGATGCCGCTTGACCGGGCGTTGATAGAAGCGGGCCGAAATCGCTTGCGGCCGATTGCCATGACGACCATTGCGGCCATTCTTGCTTTGCTGCCGCTGGCGTTTGCACTGGGCCAGGGATCGGCCATGCAGCAGCCACTGGCGGTAGCGATCATTTCCGGCTTGATCGTGCAGTTGCCGCTGGTGCTGCTGCTGTTGCCGGTATTGCTGCAGTTGTTGATGCGACCGCGGCGCGGAAAGCAATAA
- a CDS encoding response regulator — MRLLLVEDDEMIAETVVDSMRRLGYAIDWAADGRAAELSLGNGVYDLVLLDLGLPKRDGLQVLNTYRKAGGAASVIILTARDAVDDRIRGLDAGADDYLMKPFDLDELAARVRAALRRRTGQKQPVYTHGELALDPASHEASKAGVPLPLVPREFALLQVLIEEPTRVFRRAELEEKLYGWGEEVGSNTIEVHVHSLRRKIGAEQILTIRGVGYRLKGLE; from the coding sequence ATGCGGCTATTACTGGTGGAAGACGACGAGATGATTGCCGAGACCGTGGTCGACTCCATGCGCCGGCTGGGTTACGCAATCGATTGGGCGGCGGACGGACGCGCCGCTGAGCTGTCGCTTGGCAACGGGGTGTACGACCTCGTACTGCTCGACCTCGGCTTGCCGAAACGCGATGGCCTCCAGGTGTTGAACACGTACCGCAAGGCAGGCGGTGCGGCGTCAGTCATCATCCTGACTGCGCGCGATGCCGTGGACGACCGGATTCGCGGGCTGGATGCGGGCGCTGACGACTACCTCATGAAACCCTTCGATCTCGACGAACTGGCCGCACGCGTGCGCGCGGCGCTGCGACGTCGTACCGGACAAAAGCAGCCTGTTTATACGCATGGCGAACTGGCCCTCGATCCCGCCTCGCACGAAGCAAGCAAGGCCGGTGTGCCGTTGCCGCTGGTGCCACGCGAGTTCGCGTTGCTTCAGGTGCTGATCGAGGAGCCAACGCGCGTATTCAGGCGTGCGGAACTCGAGGAAAAGCTGTACGGATGGGGTGAGGAAGTGGGCAGCAATACCATTGAGGTGCATGTCCACAGCCTCAGGCGCAAGATTGGCGCGGAGCAGATATTGACGATCCGGGGCGTGGGCTACCGGCTCAAGGGACTCGAATGA
- a CDS encoding 1-aminocyclopropane-1-carboxylate deaminase, whose protein sequence is MNLKKFPRHALTFGPTPIQPLARLSEHLGGKVELYAKREDCNSGLAFGGNKTRKLEYLIPEAIAQGCDTLVSIGGIQSNQTRQVAAVAAHLGMKCVLVQENWVNYSDAVYDRVGNIQMSRIMGADVRLVADGFDIGFRKSWEDALEDVRKAGGKPYAIPAGCSDHPLGGLGFVGFAEEVRQQEAELGFKFDYVVVCSVTGSTQAGMVVGFAADGRADRVIGIDASAKPEKTREQIHRIARQTAEQVELGRDITLSDIVLDERYGGPEYGLPNEGTLEAIRLCAKLEGVLTDPVYEGKSMHGMIDKVKRGEFPEGSKVLYAHLGGVPALNAYSFLFREG, encoded by the coding sequence ATGAACCTCAAGAAATTTCCCCGTCACGCGCTCACTTTCGGACCGACACCGATCCAGCCGCTCGCACGGCTGTCTGAACATCTTGGCGGCAAGGTCGAGCTCTATGCCAAGCGCGAAGACTGCAACAGCGGCCTCGCATTCGGCGGCAATAAAACCCGCAAGCTCGAATACCTGATCCCCGAAGCGATCGCACAAGGCTGCGACACGCTGGTCTCCATCGGTGGGATTCAGTCGAACCAGACGCGTCAGGTTGCGGCCGTTGCGGCTCACCTCGGCATGAAATGCGTGCTGGTGCAGGAAAACTGGGTGAACTACTCGGACGCGGTGTATGACCGCGTTGGCAATATCCAGATGTCGCGGATCATGGGCGCGGACGTGCGCCTGGTTGCGGACGGTTTCGACATCGGCTTTCGCAAGAGCTGGGAAGATGCATTGGAAGATGTCCGGAAGGCGGGCGGCAAGCCTTACGCGATTCCCGCCGGTTGTTCGGACCATCCGCTAGGTGGCCTGGGCTTCGTGGGTTTTGCGGAAGAAGTGCGCCAGCAGGAAGCGGAGCTTGGTTTCAAGTTCGACTACGTGGTGGTGTGTTCGGTCACGGGCAGCACGCAGGCGGGCATGGTCGTAGGCTTCGCAGCAGATGGACGCGCGGATCGGGTGATAGGTATTGATGCATCGGCCAAGCCTGAAAAAACCCGTGAGCAGATCCACCGGATCGCGCGGCAAACGGCTGAGCAAGTAGAGCTGGGACGTGACATCACGTTGAGCGATATCGTGCTCGATGAACGGTATGGCGGTCCCGAATACGGCTTGCCGAACGAAGGCACGCTTGAGGCTATCCGCCTGTGCGCGAAACTGGAAGGCGTGTTGACCGATCCCGTGTACGAAGGCAAGTCGATGCACGGCATGATCGATAAGGTGAAGCGCGGTGAGTTCCCGGAAGGCTCGAAGGTGCTGTATGCGCATCTTGGCGGCGTGCCGGCGTTGAACGCTTATAGCTTCCTGTTTCGCGAGGGTTGA
- a CDS encoding TolC family protein, whose translation MPAFTAAPSLYLYKLVCASTCLALLAGCTWYHREPLAPRDTSTTLSTLSRVQIDPATMPLPELAAHRFDPSDGLDIEEVAMLAVANNPDLKLARDDLGIARAQAFSAGLLPDPQLAVSSDYPGMEGATRAFNYGLSMDVLAIFTRGPNKQSADATVAKTDLGLLWQEWQVVAQAKQLFIKARFQEETLPLLAQQRDLSRTRYERMADAQREGNLTEDTLTAALTSYSDARKLYTDAERAAEQTHHDLNQLLGLSPDVQLQLVGEPEDAPLEDATVDSAVAALPRRRPDLLALQAGYEAQEQKYRAAIMSQFPSLTVGFDRQRDTSNVYTSGFQINLSLPIFNRNRGNIAIEQSTRQRLRDEYQNRLNQAIADVAHLRADDAILSRQLEQTEAALPGTEHAARDASAAFAEHNLALGAYTDAMSAALTKRVDIATLRESRAEQRVGLQALLGSAIPDAFTSDLNLTEAHAK comes from the coding sequence TTGCCTGCATTCACCGCCGCCCCGAGTTTGTACCTGTACAAGCTAGTTTGCGCCAGCACGTGCCTGGCGCTGCTCGCCGGCTGCACGTGGTATCACCGCGAGCCGCTTGCGCCGCGGGATACATCGACCACGCTCTCTACGCTCTCACGCGTGCAGATCGATCCGGCGACCATGCCCCTGCCCGAGCTTGCCGCACATCGATTCGATCCCTCAGATGGCCTCGACATCGAAGAGGTCGCCATGCTGGCCGTGGCGAACAATCCCGACCTGAAGCTCGCCCGCGACGACCTGGGCATTGCACGGGCTCAAGCATTTTCGGCCGGCTTGCTGCCGGATCCGCAACTGGCTGTGTCCAGCGATTATCCCGGCATGGAGGGGGCAACGCGTGCGTTCAATTATGGCTTGTCCATGGACGTACTGGCGATCTTCACGCGTGGACCCAACAAGCAGTCAGCCGACGCGACCGTTGCAAAGACCGATCTTGGCCTGCTCTGGCAGGAGTGGCAGGTCGTGGCGCAGGCAAAACAATTGTTCATCAAGGCGCGCTTTCAAGAGGAGACGCTGCCGTTGCTTGCGCAACAACGCGATCTGTCGCGCACGCGTTATGAACGAATGGCCGATGCCCAGCGCGAGGGCAACCTGACCGAAGATACGCTGACCGCGGCCCTCACTTCGTATAGCGACGCGCGCAAGCTTTATACCGATGCTGAACGTGCGGCCGAGCAGACGCATCATGACCTGAACCAGCTGCTGGGTTTGTCGCCCGACGTGCAATTGCAGCTTGTGGGCGAGCCTGAAGACGCGCCACTTGAAGACGCCACCGTGGATAGCGCGGTCGCCGCGCTGCCGCGCCGGCGGCCCGATTTGCTTGCCCTGCAAGCGGGTTACGAGGCGCAGGAGCAAAAATATCGTGCGGCGATCATGAGCCAGTTTCCGTCGCTGACCGTGGGGTTTGACCGTCAACGCGACACATCGAATGTCTACACGTCAGGATTCCAGATCAACTTGAGCCTGCCGATCTTCAACCGCAACCGCGGCAACATTGCGATCGAGCAAAGCACGCGACAGCGCCTGCGCGATGAATATCAAAACCGCTTGAACCAGGCAATCGCCGACGTGGCCCATCTGCGTGCCGATGACGCCATCCTCTCACGCCAGCTCGAGCAGACCGAAGCGGCGTTGCCCGGAACGGAGCATGCCGCGCGCGACGCCAGCGCGGCTTTTGCCGAGCACAACCTGGCGCTCGGCGCATACACGGATGCGATGTCGGCCGCGTTGACCAAACGCGTGGACATCGCGACGCTGCGCGAATCGCGGGCCGAACAGCGTGTTGGCTTGCAAGCGCTGCTGGGCAGCGCAATCCCCGACGCTTTTACTTCCGACCTGAACCTGACTGAAGCCCATGCCAAATAA